The DNA sequence ACATCCATTGGTAAGTATTATTTACAGCTTCAGTACCTAAAACTACATTGATTGTATGAATGTCTTTAATGGTAGTGCTGTAGTTAAGAGTATTTGACCAGTTCCATAAAATAGAATAGTTCGAGTCAACAGTTAAACCTGGAACCATGTTTGGTTCAGCATTTTCGTAGGTTGGAATGGTATAAGTTTTCGCATTCCACTGTCCCATATTGTATCCAAATAAACTCTTAGCTGTTAAACCTTTCATCAAGGTAACTTCACCGTAAATATTACCGAGTACGCGAAACCATTTGCCATCGTTATTTTTTGCATGATCGAGCATAGCAACAGGATTGGCTGCATTACCAGTTCCAGGAGCTTTTGTACCCGCAAAATTACCCATGATGTCATATACAGGAACAATTGGTTGCATACGGTATGCCATTGAAACCGCATTACCTTCACCATTGTTTGCTAAATCACCATTTTGATGAATCATAATAGCCTGAAGAGATTCTCCAACTTTCAGCCAGTTACCAAATTTAGTATCGGCATTCACGCGGAAATTGTATCTTTTAAAACCGGTATGAATCAAAAAACCTTCTTCGCTCAAATAATTTGAAGACAATGAGTAGGTTGATTTAGCTCCACCACCAGAAATAGAAAGATCGTATTCCTGAATTACACCTGTCCGATAAATTTCGTCAAACCAATTAGTACCTTGTTTGTTGGCCTTAATAATCTGGTTAGTAGGATAGACATATTTAGAAGCATCGGCAGCAGGATCGCCTTCCATAGCAGCTGTAGGCAGAATATAATCAGGAATTACAGGAGATGTTCCATTGCCATATTGGTTGGCGAAAGAATAGCCATTTTTCTTCTGCAGAAACACAGCTTGACCATATTCTGCTGTATTCAACATGTCGTACTGGTTGGTGGCATTTGAAATACCTGTCCGAACAGACAAAGTTACTGTTGCTTCCTGATTTTGGCGTCCGTGTTTGGTTGTAATCAAAATTACACCATTTGCACCACGGCTACCATAAATAGCAGACGATGAAGCATCTTTTAATACAGAAATTGATTCAACATCGTTAGGGTTAATATTATTACCCGGGCCTACCGGAACACCGTCGATAACATACAACGGATCGGCATTATTAATTGTACCAATACCATGGATACGAATTACAGCATCAGAACCTGGAGTATTACCCGAATTTACGGTTACCCCTGAGATTTGTCCCTGCATGCGGCTTACCACACTTGGAGCACTCGATATTTTCATCTGTTCGTTTGAAACAGTTGAAATAGATCCGGTTATCTCCTCTTTCTTACGAGTACCATAACCAACAACTACAACTTCATCAACACTGACAACATCAGCAAGCAAAGTCACCTTAAAACTGGTTTGAGATCCAATTTCAATTTCCTGACTTTTTAAACCAATGTATGAAACACTTAGAGTTTTAGCGTTAGTTGGCGCTGAAAAAGAGAATTTTCCATCCATGTCGGTAATCGTACCGGTAGTAGTTCCTTTAACTACTACGGTAACTCCAGGTATCGGACCTCCGTCTTCACCAATAACCGTTCCGGATAGAGTTTTTTGTTGCGCAAATGAGGTAAGAGCTAAAAAGCACGAGAACAACAGCAATGCTGAAATTCTCCAGATACCTTTTAATTTACTTTTTTTCATAAATTTTAATGTTTAATTTGTGATAATAACGTGATTAGAAACAACTTGATTAAAGAAAGTCGAATGAGTGACTTCTGGATTCTTTAATTTCAGAGACTTACATAGGCATTTAGTTTATATGAATAATTTGGTTCGTTACTCGTTTGTAAAACTCCCTCTGGAGATTTGTTTATCTAAATGCAAACATCAAAACATGAAAAATCAGCCGAAAGGCCTGCGAAATTTTGGAAGAAAACAGACTATTACATCATGAAGATTTAATGATATAAAAAGTCTGATCACTAATAAATAACCAGTTTTCGATCTTGTTCGTGTTTGCGTGCATTAATTCAGTTTTTGCGTGATTGAATTAACGATACTAAAGTATATTAAATAAGGCCAAAATGGTTAATGTTAATATGTGTTAAAAAAAACATTTTACAGACTAGTAGAATTTTTGTGGCATTTTTCAATACCATAAACCAAGTTCACGTAAATTCATATCATTAATTAACAGAAACTTAACACTGAACAACATCAGAATATTTAGTCGGATTTCATTAAAATTCAGTGCGATGGATTGAGAAAATAATTATTTTTTTATCGGATTTATAAAAAATAAAGGGTTAAAATCAGCTGCTATTCCTGATTTTAACCCTTAAATTGATCGGATCACCTATTCTTTAACGAAATAAAAAGACTAAAAACTCCTTTTTACATCGGAATTTCATTTTCACCTTTCACATAACCAAAATTGGCAAGGATACCACCATCAACATAAAGGATATGTCCGTTCACAAAATTACTGGCTTTTGATGCAAGAAAAAGTGCGGCGTTTGCAACATCTTCGGGTTCGCCCCAACGACCTGCTGGCGTACGGGTCATCACCAAATCGTTGAAAGGATGACCATTTTCGCGAATTGGGCCCGTTTGAGCAGTTACAATGTAACCAGGTCCAATACCATTAATCTGAAGGTTATATTTAGCCCATTCGCAGCACATGTTTGCTGTCAACAGTTTTAAACCGCCTTTTGCTGAAGCATATGCAGAAACAGAATTACGACCATAAACGCTCATCATCGAACACATATTTATGATTTTACCTGAACGCTTGGCTATCATTCCCGGGGCAACACGTTTCCCAACGATCAATGGTGCAACCAAATCAACATCAATAACCTGTTTAAAATCGGCAACTGGCATATCAAGAATTGGGATACGTTTAATGATTCCTGCATTATTAACCAAAATATCTACAGAACCAACTTCTTTCTCAATAATTGAAATTCCCCGATCAACATCAGCTTCATCTGTTACATTAAATACAACAGTAAAAACATCGATGCCGGCAGCTTTGTATTGTGCTTTGCAAGCTTCGAGTTTTTCTTCACTCAAATCATTCACACAAATTTTAGCACCTGCCTGGCCCAGCACTTTGCCAATGGCCATTCCAATACCATGAGTTCCACCGGTAATCAGGGCAACTTTTCCGGTTAAATCAAATAATTTATTCATATCGCTTATTTTAAAATTGTTTTGAATTAATCATTAATTGCATGATCAGCTTTAAAATCCAGACCACTCCATATTTTTCTGGAAGTCCAGTCCATCGGAGCATCCGCCCAGAAAGGATCAGAAGGGGGCAAGCCCAGAGGCAATAATCCTACCGAACAGAGGTACAAACTTCCGGTTGAAATGTAGGATTCGGCGATATTGGGTTGATGACCAAAGAAACCAATGCGCAACCAACCGTTTGAATCGAATACACCAGGAGCTTCTATCATTCGCTGAATAACCGCCGATAAAGCCGATCGAACCTGTGCCGGATTTAACTCGTCAGACAAACGATGTTGCAAAGCCATTTGCGCCAACAGTTGAAATGCACCGAATCGGTATGGCAACGAACGTCCGATGGCAGGAAAAGTTCCTTCCGGAGAAATTAAACGTTCTTGAATACAGGCGTAGCGTTGTGCACGCTTAATCACAGTATCTGCAGTCTTTTCGTACTTTGTGCTGTGCTTCATCAATTCGCCCAAAATATCGAGCAACATAGGTTGAATGACATAACTATTGTAATAGTCCCAATGAAAATCAGGACCATCGCCATACATACCATCGCCTTTGTACCATTCCATATGTTTACGGATGGCCAAATCCATTCTCAATTCATCGTGTTGCTCGCTCGCAAAAAGCAAAAAAGCTTCAACCATGGCGCTGAAAAGCAACCAATTACTATATCCGGGAGTAATCACCCGGCTACTTTTCAGCGCTGAAACGATTTGTTGCTGAGTGGTTTGATCCAATTGTTTCCACAAAACATTTGGTGCCCGTAAAATGGCATGAGCCAGAAATGCTGCATCAACCAACGGTTGTCCACCATCGGTGAAATTCATGAAATCAGGCGACTGCGGATCAACCGCCATTTTCATGCTTTTCTGGGCAAGGGCAATATATTTTTTCCGGAGCTGTCCCTCTTCGCTGTTGTCGGCTCCCAATTCCAACCAGGGAGACATTCCTGCCATTAACCTTCCAAATGCTTCCAGATAAGTCACTTTTCGGCGATCAGCATCCATGCCCTGTTTGCATTCAACGGGCATATTTTTTCGAAGTTCACCCTTACTCAGCGACTCCAAAAGAGGATCGGCAATTTTGACAAGTACCTTCAACCAATATTTACGATCGACAACTTCAGGAGCAACAACAGGAGTTGATGCCTGAACCCGGGCAGCCAATGGAGCCAGACCCAGAATGGATAAAAATTTGAATGCGTTTCGCCTGTTCATGAAGATCTTTTATCTTAATTGGTTGGGCTGAACCACATCCATATCGGTGTAATCCATATTTTCGCCAGCCATTCCCCAAATAAATATATAGTTGCTCGTACCGGCAGCCGAATGAATCGACCAGTTTGGAGAGATAACAGCTTGTTCATTCTGCATCCAAATGTGACGGGTTTCCTGAGGTTGTCCCATAAAATGACATACTGCCTGACCTTCGGGAACATTAAAATAGAAATACACTTCCATACGTCGGCTGTGCGTATGTGCAGGCATGGTATTCCAAACACTTCCGGGGCGAAGTTCAGTCATTCCCATTTGAAGCTGACAAGTTTCAACCACTTTACTAATCAACAACTGATTAATCTGACGCTCGTTAGATGTGAGCTGAGAACCCATTTGCAACACATTGGCATCTTTCAAGGTAATGTGGCGGTTGGGTAATTCTTTATGTGCCGGAGTTGAATTCAGGTAAAAACGGGCTGGTTCGCTTGCACTTTCAGATTTGAAAGTGATCTGTTTGGCTCCTTTCCCAATGTATAATGCTTCCTTGAAATCGACCGAATATTTCACTCCATCAACAATTACAGAACCTTTAGCTCCAACATTAATAATACCCAATTCGCGCCGTTCACAGAAATAAGCGGCTTTCATCGGATCAATTGCAGTCAGTTCTAATGGTGCGGTTGCGGGAACTGCGCCACCAGAAATATAACGGTCGTAATGCGAATAAACCAAACGGATTTGGTCGGCTTCCATTACTTTTTCGATCAGAAAATTCTCGCGCAACTGTGCAGTATCATACTTTTTCACATCCTTAGGATGAGCAGCAAAACGTTCTTCAAAAATGATTGACATGGTATAAAATGTTTAATGGTTAATTGTTAACCCAGTTGAACTATAGAATTACAAAGATAAAAGTTATTTACGAATGCGCAATCGATTGCATTTATATTTTAAGTTTCATGTTTAAAAAAGAAATTATTAGCATATTTGTACAAATTACTGAATGATTATGAATAGAAATAAGAATGCCGAACCAACCATTCATGACATCGCCAGAGAGCTGGAAATATCAGCATCAACCGTGTCGCGGGCTCTGAATGATAATCCGCGAATTAGCCTGAAAACAAAGGAAAAAATCAAAGCTGTGGCCGACAAATTGGGGTATCGCCCAAACACACTTGCGTCCAATCTCCGGAACAAAAAATCGAATACCATCGGTATCGTGGTTCCGTTGATAAACAGACATTTCTTTTCATCAGTAATTAGTGGTGTTGAAGATGTGGCATTTAAGGCCGGATTTAATGTGGTTATTTCGCAATCGAATGACCTTGCGGCAAAGGAAATCAGCATTGTGCAGTCAATGTTTTCGAACCGGGTTGATGGACTGATTATTTCCATCGCCATGCAGACAGACACTTTCGATCATTTGAAACTTTTTAGTAAAAAACACATTCCATTGGTGTTTTTCGACCGTGCTGTTCCCGAAATTGAAACCGATAAAATTGTAGTTGATGATTTTGCAGGAGCTTATAGGGTAACTCAGCATTTAATTGATCAGGGATACCAGCGAATTGGCCATCTTGCCGGACCACAAAACCTGACCACCTACCTCGACCGGAAAAACGGTTATATTGATGCACTTCGTAAAAATAGAATAGCTTTCGACGAATCTTTGATTATCGTGAACACGCTGACCAGCGAAGAAGGTGTGCTGGCTGTTCAGCAATTAATGAGCCTGCCGGAACCACCGGATGCCATATTCTGTGGAAATGACACGACTGCTCTCAGCGTTATGATTTATCTGCGGAATAAAGGAATTCGGATACCTGAAGATATCGGAATCGTAGGATTCAGTAATGAACCCTTTTCAAAAGTTGTTTCGCCTTCTATTTCAACCATCGCGCAACCAGGCTTTGAAATGGGACAAAAAGCGGCTGAATTGATTATCCGCAAAATTGAAAATAAAGAACGGACTTACCAGACCATTACATTGCCTACCGAATTGATCATAAGGGAATCATCGAGTAGAAAATAGGAAAAATGTCATTAGTCAATAGCTGTCCTATCCAAAATTTGTTGGACTAAAAACGATATAAAACTGATTGGCGATGGAAAATAGTCATCAGTCATTCGGAAAGTCGCTATTAGAAAATTTTCCAATGACTATTCCAGCCTAACGCAAACAGTGACTTTTTCTTGTTAGTTAAGAGAAAATGTTGATTTGTTATTTTTACTAATGACTAATGACTTTTTTACCTTACCTGATTCTGTCAATGGAACGGATCAACGCTTCGTCTTTATCAATCGCCCGAATGGCCAGATAATCAATAACAATTGCCACAAGAGGTAAAATCGCCCCGATTTTTAAACCGATTTGAGCGCCGCTGAAAGAAAGGTATGTGTAATAAATAAACAATCCGAACAATACCAACAGCATCAGTATTATATAAATAACAATCATTTTTTGGCGTTTGCGGTTCTTAAAACTTGAAATGGCAAAACCATGCAAAGCCATAAGAACTACTATAAAAACGGAGATAGCTATACCACTCTGCTGAACTGCACCATCCAATAAAATTCCTTTAAAATTAAAGGTGTAAATAGCGCCGTCTTTAACGATTTCGGCAAAGGGCAATAAAAACAAAAGACCAAGTAAAAGGGTAGAAACTAAAAGATATACAGATTGAATTCGTTGTATCATAACTAAAATTTTTGTGCAAAAATAAACTTTTTTCAAAGGGTTGTGCAAAAATAATTTTCTGATATTGATTTTAATTTGACTTTGACAGACTAAAAATGTTGCACGATTCTTCTCCTGTTTTACCCCTGCCCTAGAGGGAGCCAGGAGAAAAATCTGGCTGTTCCCTTTAGGGTTCAGGGTAAAAACAGCCAGATTTTTCGAATGTGTCAAAGTAGAATTAATTTGACCTATACCACCACCCTTTTATTTGTTTTCGTGTACCAAATATATCCTGAAACATTTTCGAAACCACAGTTTTTCAATTCACGAATGTAGGTTCGCAACTGGTATTTGTAGTTATCCGATTCCACTTCTCCCGATTTATAATCGACCACTATTACCCTATCATTTCCAATCATGATCCGGTCAGGTCGCTTAACACCATTCGATCCAGTTAAAATACTTCGTTCGTTCACTACACTAAAAGTACCGTCGAACCACGATTTTACCTCCGGATCGCTGAGCAATTCATTCAACTCGATAATTATTTTTTCGGCTTCGTTCGATCCAATTTTTCCTTCCGTTTCGATTCGTTTTACGGCCCTTTGCAAATCGCCGGTTGTTTCAATCAGCGATAAAATCTCGTGTATCAGCTTTCCTTTATTTATACCGCTTTGTTTTTTGTTTTCACTGCTAAAAAAATCTTCGCCCCGCTTCCTGATGTTCAAAAACTGTCTGAAATCAGCAAATTCGAAAGCCGACAGCCGCACATCTTTCATTCTTGGCTCTTCCTTTTTCTTCTCTTTCGATACCGAATACTCGCCAATCTCAACCACTAATTTTTCAGGATCATAGGAAGCTTCAAACAGAACCGACTCCTCAGCTTTTAATCCGCAAGAACCCAAACTACCTTGCTTTTCAACAGCAAGTTTCAGCAAATCGCCCACCGTAGTGAGCTTGCCCGAGAACGATGCCCAAATGTATAAACCCGCCTTGGCGCGCGTAAACACCACATACATCAGATTCAGGTTATCGATGTAAGTATTAAATTTCTCAGCAAAATATTCACGATAAAAAATCGATTTAC is a window from the Aquipluma nitroreducens genome containing:
- a CDS encoding LacI family DNA-binding transcriptional regulator; this translates as MNRNKNAEPTIHDIARELEISASTVSRALNDNPRISLKTKEKIKAVADKLGYRPNTLASNLRNKKSNTIGIVVPLINRHFFSSVISGVEDVAFKAGFNVVISQSNDLAAKEISIVQSMFSNRVDGLIISIAMQTDTFDHLKLFSKKHIPLVFFDRAVPEIETDKIVVDDFAGAYRVTQHLIDQGYQRIGHLAGPQNLTTYLDRKNGYIDALRKNRIAFDESLIIVNTLTSEEGVLAVQQLMSLPEPPDAIFCGNDTTALSVMIYLRNKGIRIPEDIGIVGFSNEPFSKVVSPSISTIAQPGFEMGQKAAELIIRKIENKERTYQTITLPTELIIRESSSRK
- a CDS encoding DUF2264 domain-containing protein, producing the protein MNRRNAFKFLSILGLAPLAARVQASTPVVAPEVVDRKYWLKVLVKIADPLLESLSKGELRKNMPVECKQGMDADRRKVTYLEAFGRLMAGMSPWLELGADNSEEGQLRKKYIALAQKSMKMAVDPQSPDFMNFTDGGQPLVDAAFLAHAILRAPNVLWKQLDQTTQQQIVSALKSSRVITPGYSNWLLFSAMVEAFLLFASEQHDELRMDLAIRKHMEWYKGDGMYGDGPDFHWDYYNSYVIQPMLLDILGELMKHSTKYEKTADTVIKRAQRYACIQERLISPEGTFPAIGRSLPYRFGAFQLLAQMALQHRLSDELNPAQVRSALSAVIQRMIEAPGVFDSNGWLRIGFFGHQPNIAESYISTGSLYLCSVGLLPLGLPPSDPFWADAPMDWTSRKIWSGLDFKADHAIND
- a CDS encoding SusC/RagA family TonB-linked outer membrane protein, which translates into the protein MKKSKLKGIWRISALLLFSCFLALTSFAQQKTLSGTVIGEDGGPIPGVTVVVKGTTTGTITDMDGKFSFSAPTNAKTLSVSYIGLKSQEIEIGSQTSFKVTLLADVVSVDEVVVVGYGTRKKEEITGSISTVSNEQMKISSAPSVVSRMQGQISGVTVNSGNTPGSDAVIRIHGIGTINNADPLYVIDGVPVGPGNNINPNDVESISVLKDASSSAIYGSRGANGVILITTKHGRQNQEATVTLSVRTGISNATNQYDMLNTAEYGQAVFLQKKNGYSFANQYGNGTSPVIPDYILPTAAMEGDPAADASKYVYPTNQIIKANKQGTNWFDEIYRTGVIQEYDLSISGGGAKSTYSLSSNYLSEEGFLIHTGFKRYNFRVNADTKFGNWLKVGESLQAIMIHQNGDLANNGEGNAVSMAYRMQPIVPVYDIMGNFAGTKAPGTGNAANPVAMLDHAKNNDGKWFRVLGNIYGEVTLMKGLTAKSLFGYNMGQWNAKTYTIPTYENAEPNMVPGLTVDSNYSILWNWSNTLNYSTTIKDIHTINVVLGTEAVNNTYQWMSAGRSQYFSLAPDYMQLTSGESNKVNDGNGSSWSLFSQFGRANYDLMGKYFFEATVRRDGSSRFGAANRYGVFPAASAAWEVSKESFMASSKTWLDLLKIRAGWGKSGNDQIGEYNMYSTFGTNGYTAAYNLNGSPTSAIAGFEPSTKGNADVSWETTQTINAGVNASMLNKKLTASVDVWQRKTSDMLYRLSVPQVMGTATPPFVNIGEMKNTGIDIEVGYHNTALAGKLSYALNATWSHYKNEVVSLSNNLKEVVGYSERQVEYTRATSGMAYPMFYGLIADGIIQTAAEAAAAPQFADYTTVGHYKYRDLNGDGLITMDKDRTFIGDPHPKFVGGLNVDLGYGAFDLNMFFYGSYGNDLINYVSRWIDYGQFVGGLSKDALNDTWTPSNTGARLPMLDGASRSQEASTAFIEDGSFLRLKTMRLGYTLPKNILDKVKMKSLRVYVQATNLFTLTKYRGLDPEVNTLSNTAGEGNRMGVDKGSWPTPRQITLGLTLGL
- the kduI gene encoding 5-dehydro-4-deoxy-D-glucuronate isomerase, which produces MSIIFEERFAAHPKDVKKYDTAQLRENFLIEKVMEADQIRLVYSHYDRYISGGAVPATAPLELTAIDPMKAAYFCERRELGIINVGAKGSVIVDGVKYSVDFKEALYIGKGAKQITFKSESASEPARFYLNSTPAHKELPNRHITLKDANVLQMGSQLTSNERQINQLLISKVVETCQLQMGMTELRPGSVWNTMPAHTHSRRMEVYFYFNVPEGQAVCHFMGQPQETRHIWMQNEQAVISPNWSIHSAAGTSNYIFIWGMAGENMDYTDMDVVQPNQLR
- a CDS encoding DUF4293 domain-containing protein, which produces MIQRIQSVYLLVSTLLLGLLFLLPFAEIVKDGAIYTFNFKGILLDGAVQQSGIAISVFIVVLMALHGFAISSFKNRKRQKMIVIYIILMLLVLFGLFIYYTYLSFSGAQIGLKIGAILPLVAIVIDYLAIRAIDKDEALIRSIDRIR
- a CDS encoding gluconate 5-dehydrogenase, yielding MNKLFDLTGKVALITGGTHGIGMAIGKVLGQAGAKICVNDLSEEKLEACKAQYKAAGIDVFTVVFNVTDEADVDRGISIIEKEVGSVDILVNNAGIIKRIPILDMPVADFKQVIDVDLVAPLIVGKRVAPGMIAKRSGKIINMCSMMSVYGRNSVSAYASAKGGLKLLTANMCCEWAKYNLQINGIGPGYIVTAQTGPIRENGHPFNDLVMTRTPAGRWGEPEDVANAALFLASKASNFVNGHILYVDGGILANFGYVKGENEIPM